TTGGAGATTTTAATGAAGTCCTACGTCCAAGTGAGCATGAGGGAGTGGGACAACGCAGCAACGCTCAGATCCAAGCGTTCCAAGACAGCACAAATGTATGCATGTTGCTAGATTTGGGCTATAAAGGTTGCTTCTGGACCTTTGAAAAGAAAGTGGCGGGGCGTACCTTCACCCGATGCAGGCTGGACAGGTTATTGGTTAATGCAGACTGGCTGACAAGGTTTCCATTGGCTTCCATTATGCATGAAATTGCGGCAACGTCGGATCATCTGGCCTTGTTACTGGACTTTGGTCGAACCAAGGGTGAAAGAATAAAAAGGGAGTTCAGGTAACGATGTGGGGGCACATGAAGGTTTAAAAGACATGTTGCTTCAGGGATGGGATGCAGGAGCACCATGCGCCTCGGTAGAAGAAATCTGACAAAAGCTTGAGAATCTGGCCAGAGGGCTAGGAAGGTGGAGCAGTGATACCTTTGGGAGTGTGAGAAAGGAAATAAAACACCTGAAGAAGATGCTAGAAGAGCTTTGCGGCGATCCTCTTCAAACAGGACCCTCACATGCAGAGCTCAACATAAATGAACGTTTAATTGAAATGTATCACCATGAAGAAATCATGTGGCGCCAGCGGGCAAGGATCGAATGGTTGTCGGCCGGTGACAAGAATACCAAATTTTTTTCATCATCGGGCGAGTTTGAGGCGGAATAAGAACATGGTAAAAGCTTTGCAAAACTCTCTTGGAGCAATTGTGGTGGATCCGGATGAACTGAAAGCTATGGCAAATAATTTTTATCAAACCCTGTACACTACTGAGGGGTCCAAGGAATAGATGCAGTGATCAGTCACGTCCCAAGGAAAGTTTCAGAGGAGATGAATGCAATGTTGAATGCGGAATACACTAACGAGGAGGTGAAAACAACCTTGTTTCAAATGCTCCCCACAAAGGCACTGGGGCCGGATGGCTATCCGGCGCATTTTTATCAGTGCCATTGGGACATATGTGATGACGATGTAACTAGGGTGGTGCTGAGAATTATTCGTGGAGAAGAGAGTCCAGAAGGTATTAATGACACAGTTCTGGTACTAATACCCAAGGTAATAAACCCCACCTTACTATCTCAGTTTAGGCCTATAAGTTTGTGCATGTGCTTTACAAGATTGACACCAAAGTGGTGGCCAACAGACTAAAAGTCATTCTGCCTGACATAATTTCTGCGGAACAGTCTGCTTTTGTTCTGGGAAGATTAATCAATGATAACATCATTTGTGCATATGAGTGCTTGCATTTGATGAAGAGGTCTAAAGCAAAGATGCACAATTATTGTGCTCTCAAAttggacatgatgaaggcttatgatAGATTGGAGTGGTCTTATTTAAGGGCCATTATGGATAAACTCGGCTTTTCTCAGCAATGGATAAATACGGTAATGGGCATGGTCTCTTCAGTGTCCTTTTCTGTTATTTTTAATGGTGAAAAGCTTGATTCTTTCAGACCAACCAGAGGAATCCGACAGGGAGACCCAATTTCCCCTTACTTATTCTTGatcgcagcagagggcctttcgtgcctcgtaAAATCTAGTACACAGTCATCAATTGCAGGTATTAAGGTGGCTCCGACAGCTCCCACCATAAACCAtcttttgtttgcagatgacagcctgttgCTTTTTAAGGCTAATGTTGAGGGGTCAGTTGCAGTGTCAAACTTGTTGGACACGTACTGTAATGCTTCAGGACAACATATCAATCATGACAAGTCATCCATCTTTTTCAGCCGAGTTTGTCCGGGCCCTACACGAGAAGTGATTAAGACTTCCTAGCAGGTTCACAATGAGTCATTGAGTGATCGTTATTTGGGCATGCCAACGGATGTGAGACACTCTAAGAATGGAAAGTTCAAGTATCTGAGAgatctgaaagaaatatgccctagaggcaataataaagttgttattttatatttccttattcatgataaaggtttattattcatgctagaattgtatgatcggaaacctaaatacatgtgtgaatatataaacaaacaccgtgtccctagtgagcctctactagactagctcgttgatcaaagatggttaaggtttcctaactatggacatgagttgtcatttgataacaggatcacatcattatgagaatgatgtgatggacaagacccatctgttagcttagcataatgatcatcagttttattgctattgctttctttgtgtcaaatacatattccttcgactatgagattatgcaactcccggataccggaggaatgccttttgtgctatcaaacgtcacaacgtaactgggtgattataaagatgctctacaggtatctccgaaggtgtttgttgagttggcatagatcgagattaggatttgtcactccgagtatcggagaggtatctcttggccctctcggtaatacacatcataagcttgcaagcaaacgactaaggagttagtcacgaggtgatgtattacggaacgagtaaagatactttctggtaacgagattgaactaggtatgaagataccgacgatcgaatttcgggcaagtaacataccgatagacaaagggaattacgtatgttgtcataacagttcgactgacatgagccaatatgagcatccaggttccgctattggttattgaccggagaggtgtctcggtcatatctacatagttctcgaacccgtagggtccgcacgcttaacgttcgatgacgatattgcattatatgagttatgtgatttggtgaccgaatgttgttcgaagtcctggatgagatcacggacatgacgaggagtctcgaaatggtcgagaggtaaagattgatatataggacgatagtattcggacaccggaagtgctccggagggtaccaggtacatatcgggtcaccgaaaggggttccgggcacccccggcaaaagatatgggccttatgggccaagagggaaaCGCACCagcacaaggggctggtgcgccccccatatgggctaaaccagaggagaaggaaagaggggaagggagaaggaaaggggggattcggcctcccccttccttccctcctccctcctctttccttccccctccggcaaataaggcagggggcgccggccatggggagaccccaagtaggatttggcctacttgggcgcctcctggctgcctcccctctccctcccacctatatatatatatatgtgggggggggggcgcccctagcataccccagacaattgcctagccgtgtgcggcaccccccctccacagtttacacccccggtcatattctcacggtgcttagacaaagccctgcgaggatcacttcaccatcaacgtcaccacgccgtcgtgctgacggaactcatctactacctcgacgtatTGCTGGATCTAGaagacgagggacgtcaccgagctgaacgtgtgcagaactcggaggtgtcgtacgttcggtactcgatcggtggagcgcgaagaaagttcgactacatcaagcaCGTTGTGAAGCACTTCGGcttacgttctacgagggtacgtagacacactctccccctcgttgctatgcatctccatggatagatcattgcgtgtgcgtagaatttttttttgttttccatgcaacgtttcccaacaaggTCGTGTGTGGGAAAAGGTAAAAGGATGGATGGAAAAATTACTTTCTGCAGCTGGAAAAGAAGTTTTGATCAAGTCAGTCGCGTGAGCAATACCATTATATTCTATGTCGTGCTTTAGACTACCAAGGGGCTTATGTAACAGTATAACTTCCATCATTCAGCAGTTTTGGTGGGGGGGtaagcaaggaagaagaaaaccgagtTGGGTTGCTTGGGATACAATGACACAGCCAAAACACTTGGGAGGCCTTGGATTCCGTGACATGGAAATCTTTAGTTTAGCACTACTTGCGAGGCAAGCATGTAGAATTATGACTGATGAAACCTCACTAAGCGCCCGAGTACTGAAGGCTGTTTACTTTCCACACTCTACACTTTTGGAGGCAGAACTGGGTGCTCATCCTTCTCAGATTTGGCAAGCAGTTTTAGATGGAAAGGAGATCTTAGCACAGGGTATTGTGAGGAGGATCGGTGATTGGGAGAGCACAAACATATGGGTACATAATTGGATTCCGCGAGACAGCTTTGAACGGCCTATTACATTCCTTGTGCCTAATCCACCAGAGAGAGTTGCGGAACTCATCGACGCCACTACAGCACAATGGAATGAGGGGTTGATCCACATTGTGTTTACCCCATTTCTATGCAAATGAAATTCTGAAAACACCAGTGTGCACGCAAAAGCTACCAGATTTCTGGGCATGGCATGAAGAGGACAGAGGCATTTTCACCGCCCGCTTGGCATACCGTATGGTCTTGCGGATGAATTTGAGTAGAGAGAATTGGTGGCATGAGTCCGAGGATTCATCCAAGGGGCAGGAGAGCAAGGTTTGGAGCGCTATGGCATATTCAGGTTCCCTCGAATCTACGTATGTTTCTCTGGCGACTAGCTAGACACTCGATGCCAAGCGGGGAAGTTCTTCACCACTGCCATATGGCAGacaccgattcctgttgtttgtgtgGAGCTGGGGATACATGGCGACATGCTCTTCTAACATGCACACTGTCCAGGAGTGTATGGGCCCTTGCGCCCAAGGAGCTGGCCGAGAAGATCATTGAACACCAAGAAGAAAGTGCAAAGGACTGGATCTTAGCATTGCATGAAATATTAGATGCTCAAGATTTTATTCGTGTGGTCGTCACCGCATGGGCGATTTGGGGAGCAAGGAGGAAGGCAATTCATGAGGACATTTTTCAGCCTCCACATGCGACCGACTCTTTCATCAATAAGTACCTGTCAGAGCTAGAGATAGTCAACAAAAGAGGCCAGAAGCAAGCGACACAGAGGGCGCCTCGAACGTCATCTTGGGTGCCTCCAGTTCAAGGATGTGCAAAAATCAATGTCGACGCAACAGTGTCTACAAGGGGGAGGTACGGAGCAGTGGGAGCAATATGCAGAGACCAAACTGGAGCCTATCTGGGGGCCTCAGTGATTGTCTTCAAGCACATAACAGATCTTGAAACCTTGGAAGCACTGGCTATAAGGGAAGCTCTTTCACTATGATGATCTATATGTTCAACGCATTCAGATTGCAAGGTGGTGGTTGATGATATAAAGCAGGGCAATTTAGCTGCTTATGGCGCGGTGTTACGAGAGAATTCAGACCGTTCTTCAGTTTTTCTTTCATGTAATATAgtccatgaatttaggagctcaatCTTTGAGGCTCACAACCTAGCGAAACATGCCCTTTCTCTTGGGGGTggtcgccatgtttggttaggtcaTCCCGGAGATCTTTCATTCATCCCTGTAAATATTATGACGGGTTAATAAAGGTTTCGCGAGGTTGTCCAAAAAAACCAAATGTCTGTGAAGCAATCTGGGCGTCTGAATTCCTATAAATCGATAACAAACGTGGAAGTGGTTTGAAGGAATTCTGACACACTATGATGAGCCTTGGATCCACTATAAATCCACATTTTCCTCCTCCGTTCTCTCTCATCTCTTCATTGGACAAGAGGCGAACATTTTGTGCACCGGATTGGATGGCAGCCCACTTATCCGCTGCCGGCGGATACTTCCGGACTGTCCTTTTTGAGGTACaccgctggagatgccctaagtcatGCAGGTGTACTCCCTCtgcttttatttactttgcatattagctTTGTCTTTTGTCAAACTTTCTAAACTttaaccaagtttataaaaaaagtAATTTAACATCCACAATACCCAATCAATAACATTAGAATCAGTTCAACATATTTTCATACCATATTTTTTTTATTGTGAGAGTTTAGATTGTTTTtgataaacttgatcaaactttataaAATTGCACTTAGGTCAAACCTAATATATgcagtaaataaaaacggaggaggATTTTCATGAGAGCGTCAGTGTGTGCACTCACGGAGTGTAACAAGCTTACACACGTACAGTACAGAGCCTCACTGAAACGGACAAATGTATATGTCCAGTGATCAGGACGACAGAGTGAGGACAGACTTGGCCAAATTGATGGACGCAACGTGTGGCACTCCGCATGCAACTTGTGTGATACGTGGAGAGCCAGGAGCCCAACACGGAACCAGGGACAGGGGGCGTGCACTCACGCGCATGCAGAGCTTGTGCTGCGTGCCACCACTGTGCGCCTAGTGCGAGTCTCGAGTCCTCACCGCTGCCTATAAAACGTGGCCCTCGACCCCTCCGCTAGCAAAGGCAAAGGTTTCTTCCACATTTCCACTGAGCAAAGAGAAGCAAATCGGCAGAGAGCGAAGCAAACCGGCGGTTCCTGGCCCCTCGCCATGGCCGGCAAAGCTAGGGTGTTCATGTGCGTGGCGCTCGTCGTCCTCCTGCTCCTTGTCGAGGTGACCACCTAATCCATGGCGTTAAGACTCTCCCACAATACATGCATGTTATGTTTGGTTGCCTAGCTAAACTCTGCCCTTGTTCATTTTCGTCTTCCGCAGACCACCGCTCCGAGTGGACAAGCTCACGCCGTCGGTAAGCACCCACGCACGCATGGGATTCATCCGCTAATCCGGCCGAGTTGATCGATCGGCACCATCACTGATATATCTCCCCTTCTAACTATTACAACGATTTGCAGATTGCGGCAGCGCGTGCTCGTACCGGTGCAGCAAGTCGAGCCGGCCGAATCTGTGCAACAGGGCGTGCAACACGTGCTGCCGGCGATGCGACTGCGTGCCGCCCGGCACCGCCGGCAACGAGGACGTCTGCCCCTGCTACGCCCACATGACCACGCACGACGGCCGCCACAAGTGCCCATGATCCAACCGCCTTCTCGACGACCGATCGAGGCTAATGCATGCTCGATCATGGCGTCTCAGTTAATATCCCATCAAGCTAGCTACAACCAACGATAACTAGACTACCAGTGGCACGATCGATATGATATCATGTACTCAAGCTAGTGCTGCTACCTATCTACCTTGTGCTCATCCATTCGTGATTGATCCATCGTGTAAGCATGTTTGCTATCTCATTCTCACGCAGTGGTAATTGCTGTCAATTGCACTAAAACAATTAGTACTCATGGTATTGTATTCATACTTCAGCCAACTCATAtaaaagtctgaactgatggaaagaggcggacaatatatatatatacacacacacctTTCTCCCTCACGTCTAGACTTATTTACTTAGACTTATTTACTCCTTAGCCGTAGGATTTATCTAGATCGCAGAATTGTTTttttaatactgcgttggcagggtctGAACACAAGACCTCCCGGCTCTGATatcatattgaattcatgcttcagtcaactcatccaaaagtctgaactgatggagAAAGGCGGATAATATATTTCAACACATATTCATATGTGCACGTGAGTATGCGCATCGTGTTCGTGCACGTGTGTAGCGATGTGCTCATAGTCCTCGTCAAGTCCTTTGAGGGTGTTGTGGACGAGTTGTTCGTCGGTGACGGGAGCGTCAACCACCATCTTCTGCTTGTGGCAGTAGTTGGTGATGGAGCATTCGCCATGGAGCATTCGCCATGCTGGAGGTTGCGGAATTCTTTGCTGAGGTACATGGCGCGTGCCTTTTGGTAGTCGCGGAAGAGGGTGATGATGCTCATCCAGACCGCTATAGTCTCCCCTTCCATCACCGGGTCGAGGATGTCGAAGGAGATGGAGCCTGTCGAGGATGTCGAAGGAGATGGAGCCTTACAGGCAGTGAAGGACgatggcgtcgaggcggagccgtTCTTCGTCATTGGCGGGAGGGACCTCCATGTCGAGATGATCCACGAGCTCGTATTGGGTGATGACAATGCGGAAGAAAGTGCGCCACTTGGTGAAGTTTGGTGTGGTGAGCTCGAGGGCGACCGGGGTGATGGACTTGAAGTTCTGGATTGCTTGGGCTTGAGCCTAGAGTGAGGCGAGCGGGTTAGGAGCATCGACCTCGGCGTTGCCCATGTTCGAGACGTGAGATTCATGGGTGCGTGAGGTGGAGGAAGGATAAGGCGATGGCTAGGACAGAGCTGACGTGAGAGACGGAGCGGAAGCAATTATGGGAAGGGATTGAGTAGCTGATACTACTCCATCCTTTATTGGTCCTCTTCGTATTTTGTGCCCAAATTTCACCATAGATTTAACTgttaaaatattaatgcatgttatCAAAAATTGTATcgctggattcgtatttgaacataggttccaatgatactattttttggatcaaaacttggcacaaaatactaatgggaccaataaatcaggacggaggtagtaccatgAAAGTTGGGAGCACCTATATAGCAGGTGTGTGAAATTTAGTTAAGTTCCAGTCACTTTTATTCTATGCCCTTAGATTAGCATCCAACGGACAAAGTCTGCACTTCTAGAGGAGCCGATCAAGAGCCTTGTCATGGGCTCGTTTCTTGCCAGCATTGACGCATCACGCATCCAAATGCCCGAAGAAGTGAATGAATGCAAGTTTTGCATTTCCGGTGATGCTACAACATCTTACTTTGTAATTCGTGATTGTGACTTGATTAGAAATAGTTCACAAACATAGCAGGTAATTACGCATATTGATTCGTGCCATGTACAAATCTCCATCTTCTTTAGTTTTGCACAGCATAAAAATAGCGAGCCCGGGCATGAGCGTCGGGGCCATCGTACGCCGTTGTTTGTAGCTACTCTGTACTGTTTTTTTTTCACCCCTACCTTAATACACTGACACGCAAGCCTTTTGCGTGTTCACAAAAAAAGTAGTAGTAATTTTTTTGTTCTCAACAATATATTGTATAATTACACAAAATACCTAAATTATAGGTATGCACGTAATATCTATGGTCATATCAAAAGCAGACATGTCCATATCGTACctcaaagaagaaataaaaagacaaAAAGAAACGGAAACGGTTTCTTTCTAAGGAACAAATTGTCAAACTCAATATAAGAAAGATAGAATTGTGAAAGCAGTGTtacctaaaataaaataaaataacaacaACATTTGtttcaaggaagaatgaattaAGGGCATTGGTATTacctaaaagaagaaagaaaatcatGAAATGATAAAACATTGACAAAAACAAATTCAAAATGAAAATAGCATTTAGCTTTTAGTACAAATCTTGATCATGAACAATAAAAAACAGATGGACACATTTATTTCCAAGAAACAATGACTTATGGGAGGGGTTTAATCCTAACAAGAATTACAAGAAATTTTAAAAAGAAATTTGTATTACAACTACGACTAACATGAACACATTACAAATATTTATTGTGAAACTCATTTCTTATATGCGGCTATTAGAGTAACTAATAAATTGCACATAAATTATACAATTCCAAGTTGTACAAAGCAAGAGTAGACTAGTGAAATAATATTGGTTATGATTTAAGCATATAAATTAATCATGAATTACATTTGAAGTCCCTAAAAAACTAATCAGACACATGATTACAATAAACCATCATCGCTTACACAACGAAAATCCAAAAAGGAAATGGACTAAGCAACAAGAAAAAGTGAAACATCAACATAAGCCAGAAAATTAGACGAATTTTTCCACGCCGGTCACTTTTATTACCAATAATAAAAGACATATACAAAATTAACTAAAACAAAAGCTAAACATTATTTAAAATGGAAAATTTTAATCGAAGTAAGATAGAATCAAGAAAGTGGTGTTATCTGAaacaaaagcaaaaagcaaaatgaaaagaaaagaaaattattTTAAGGAAGAATGAATTAAAGGCATTGGTATTGCCCTGAAGAGTAAAAAATGAAGAAAGGATAAAATATGACCGAAAACAAATTAAAAAATGAAATTGCACTTAGCTATTTGTACAAAGTTAGATCATGAACAAAAACAAAGAAT
This DNA window, taken from Triticum aestivum cultivar Chinese Spring chromosome 1D, IWGSC CS RefSeq v2.1, whole genome shotgun sequence, encodes the following:
- the LOC123170179 gene encoding gibberellin-regulated protein 11; translated protein: MAGKARVFMCVALVVLLLLVETTAPSGQAHAVDCGSACSYRCSKSSRPNLCNRACNTCCRRCDCVPPGTAGNEDVCPCYAHMTTHDGRHKCP